From one Salmo salar chromosome ssa09, Ssal_v3.1, whole genome shotgun sequence genomic stretch:
- the LOC106613307 gene encoding urokinase plasminogen activator surface receptor isoform X2 produces MKHTIILVLACMLLCIAHGLQCFTCKDPADPTCSEQTLETCSEGQVCSTNTSSTLQSSVGNIRGRIHFTIWEVDIDIRWGKDRTATDPDVGSNSSINERIVKGCMDDHFCQSSPKISLNIGFQQFTSSCCNSSGCNSDTFSDDPHNGLQCFSCTDPEDEVCDQAVTCQGVQDHCLNDTVTASNGRSVTLRGCVSKSMCGSGSDSSSDSGSDSGSVSCCEGSLCNRNMPMNAAQPVALTVLTLLVGITTTTLLQSVNQ; encoded by the exons ATGAAACACACCATCATTCTCGTGTTGGCATGCATGCTGCTCTGCATTG CTCATGGTCTGCAGTGCTTCACCTGTAAAGATCCAGCAGACCCCACCTGCTCAGAACAAACCCTGGAGACCTGCAGTGAGGGACAAGTGTGTTCTACAAACACCAGCAGCACTCTGCAATCCTCCG ttggtaatatcagAGGACGCATCCATTTTACCATTTGGGAAGTTGACATTGATATCCGCTGGGGAAAAGACCGTACAGCAACCGACCCCGATGTTG GTTCAAACTCAAGTATCAATGAGAGGATCGTGAAGGGATGCATGGATGACCATTTTTGTCAGTCAAGCCCCAAAATATCTTTGAATATCGGTTTCCAACAATTCACTTCTTCATGCTGCAACTCATCTGGCTGCAACAGTGACACTTTCTCTG ACGACCCCCACAATGGACTTCAGTGTTTTTCTTGCACTGATCCAGAAGATGAAGTTTGTGATCAGGCTGTGACCTGCCAGGGAGTTCAAGATCACTGTCTTAATGACACAG TGACAGCTAGTAATGGTCGGTCTGTGACTCTTCGAGGCTGTGTCTCCAAGAGTATGTGTGGTTCCGGTTCTGACTCCAGTTCTGACTCCGGTTCTGACTCTGGTTCTGTGTCCTGCTGTGAGGGAAGTCTCTGCAACAGAAACATGCCTATGAATGCCGCTCAGCCTGTAGCACTTACAGTCCTCACTCTACTAGTTGGGATAACAACCACCACACTTCTACAATCCGTCAATCAATGA
- the LOC106613307 gene encoding urokinase plasminogen activator surface receptor isoform X1 has protein sequence MKHTIILVLACMLLCIAVSFSAAHGLQCFTCKDPADPTCSEQTLETCSEGQVCSTNTSSTLQSSVGNIRGRIHFTIWEVDIDIRWGKDRTATDPDVGSNSSINERIVKGCMDDHFCQSSPKISLNIGFQQFTSSCCNSSGCNSDTFSDDPHNGLQCFSCTDPEDEVCDQAVTCQGVQDHCLNDTVTASNGRSVTLRGCVSKSMCGSGSDSSSDSGSDSGSVSCCEGSLCNRNMPMNAAQPVALTVLTLLVGITTTTLLQSVNQ, from the exons ATGAAACACACCATCATTCTCGTGTTGGCATGCATGCTGCTCTGCATTG CCGTCTCTTTTTCAGCAGCTCATGGTCTGCAGTGCTTCACCTGTAAAGATCCAGCAGACCCCACCTGCTCAGAACAAACCCTGGAGACCTGCAGTGAGGGACAAGTGTGTTCTACAAACACCAGCAGCACTCTGCAATCCTCCG ttggtaatatcagAGGACGCATCCATTTTACCATTTGGGAAGTTGACATTGATATCCGCTGGGGAAAAGACCGTACAGCAACCGACCCCGATGTTG GTTCAAACTCAAGTATCAATGAGAGGATCGTGAAGGGATGCATGGATGACCATTTTTGTCAGTCAAGCCCCAAAATATCTTTGAATATCGGTTTCCAACAATTCACTTCTTCATGCTGCAACTCATCTGGCTGCAACAGTGACACTTTCTCTG ACGACCCCCACAATGGACTTCAGTGTTTTTCTTGCACTGATCCAGAAGATGAAGTTTGTGATCAGGCTGTGACCTGCCAGGGAGTTCAAGATCACTGTCTTAATGACACAG TGACAGCTAGTAATGGTCGGTCTGTGACTCTTCGAGGCTGTGTCTCCAAGAGTATGTGTGGTTCCGGTTCTGACTCCAGTTCTGACTCCGGTTCTGACTCTGGTTCTGTGTCCTGCTGTGAGGGAAGTCTCTGCAACAGAAACATGCCTATGAATGCCGCTCAGCCTGTAGCACTTACAGTCCTCACTCTACTAGTTGGGATAACAACCACCACACTTCTACAATCCGTCAATCAATGA